A genomic segment from Peribacillus sp. ACCC06369 encodes:
- a CDS encoding TetR/AcrR family transcriptional regulator, whose translation MNERKQQVVKYAHQLFIEKGYQATSIQDILDYSGISKGTFYNYFSSKSELLKAVFLTTLEKLEKERNELLIGQNLGDIEIFIKQSELQMHSNKSNKLFSLYEEVMISNDTELKNFITHAKFQHIHWLSKRFLDIFGAEKKPYILDCAILYSGMMHQTIHFNALAKEPDFNPTEVIRYCVDRIKTIFEDVSQSGVQLLEPDQIKQWLPECFNTQQDFHTALLHSANDLKKMILKLCQDDEAERVKNLKLIHFIQEEFLQNSDPRTFLIESALLSLNTNPKLKNTLELSEFEKIIAIN comes from the coding sequence ATGAATGAGCGGAAACAACAGGTAGTTAAATATGCACACCAATTATTTATCGAAAAGGGTTATCAAGCAACATCCATTCAGGACATTTTGGATTATAGCGGCATTTCAAAAGGAACATTTTATAACTATTTTTCTTCTAAAAGCGAATTGCTTAAGGCAGTCTTCCTGACTACCCTAGAAAAATTAGAAAAAGAGCGGAATGAATTGCTGATTGGGCAAAACCTTGGAGATATTGAAATATTCATCAAACAATCCGAATTGCAAATGCACTCCAATAAAAGTAATAAACTCTTTTCCTTATATGAAGAAGTAATGATTTCGAATGATACCGAACTTAAGAACTTCATAACCCATGCTAAATTCCAGCATATACATTGGCTATCAAAACGGTTTCTGGATATTTTCGGCGCTGAGAAAAAACCCTATATTTTGGACTGTGCCATTCTTTACTCGGGGATGATGCATCAAACGATTCATTTTAATGCCTTGGCTAAAGAGCCCGATTTCAACCCTACTGAAGTTATCCGTTATTGTGTGGACCGGATCAAAACCATTTTCGAAGATGTTAGCCAGTCTGGCGTACAGCTTTTAGAACCCGATCAAATCAAGCAATGGCTGCCGGAGTGCTTCAATACACAGCAGGATTTTCATACAGCACTACTGCACTCTGCAAACGACCTAAAAAAGATGATCTTGAAGCTATGTCAAGATGATGAAGCTGAACGGGTGAAAAACTTAAAATTAATTCACTTTATCCAAGAGGAATTTTTACAAAACAGTGATCCGCGAACCTTTCTCATCGAAAGTGCCCTGCTTTCCTTAAACACCAATCCAAAGCTGAAAAACACATTGGAGTTAAGTGAATTCGAAAAGATCATTGCCATCAACTAA